The Candidatus Omnitrophota bacterium genome has a window encoding:
- a CDS encoding homoserine dehydrogenase, whose amino-acid sequence MKKINVGLIGFGKIGAGVVSALQSRSKLLKDKGGVDIRIVRICDKDIKSKRPVKVKKSVLTKSLGKVLYDPSIHVVIELMGGLRPAKDIILESLRRGKCVVSANKALLADSGYEIFSLANTLGLTVGFEASVGGGIPIIKSLKDGFIANKFEMIYGIVNGTSNFILSKMDEDGLKFKDALSIAQQKGYAEKDPYLDISGMDSNHKLAILALLGFGIPAKPGDIYTEGISDIEPCDIRYAKEFGYAVKLLAIAKRAGPALELRVHPTLIPKSHMLATVNGVYNAIFVKGDLIGENLFYGEGAGAKPTSSAVVGDIVNIAQQVSCCGKIATPISFKKDVEGIKKIYDVRTRYYVRFSAIDKPGVLARISGILGKNNISIATVTQKARMASKVVPIVMITHEALERDMARALKEIDALSAIKKKTVRVRIEG is encoded by the coding sequence ATGAAAAAAATAAATGTAGGATTAATAGGATTCGGCAAGATTGGCGCGGGCGTGGTAAGCGCGCTGCAGTCGAGAAGCAAGCTATTGAAAGACAAGGGCGGCGTCGATATCCGCATAGTCAGGATATGCGACAAGGATATTAAATCCAAACGTCCCGTAAAGGTAAAAAAGTCGGTGCTTACAAAATCTTTAGGAAAAGTCCTTTACGATCCCAGTATTCATGTTGTCATCGAGCTTATGGGCGGATTAAGGCCGGCCAAAGATATAATACTCGAATCCTTGAGGCGTGGTAAATGCGTGGTCAGTGCCAATAAAGCGTTACTTGCTGACAGCGGATATGAAATATTCAGCCTGGCTAATACGCTTGGGCTTACTGTCGGCTTCGAGGCAAGTGTGGGCGGAGGTATCCCCATCATAAAGTCCTTAAAAGACGGATTTATCGCGAATAAATTTGAAATGATATACGGCATAGTAAACGGAACGAGTAACTTCATTCTTTCAAAGATGGATGAAGACGGATTAAAATTTAAGGATGCTCTCTCTATAGCGCAGCAAAAAGGTTATGCGGAGAAAGATCCGTATCTTGATATAAGCGGGATGGATTCAAACCACAAGCTCGCCATTCTTGCGCTGCTCGGGTTTGGTATTCCCGCAAAGCCGGGCGATATATACACTGAAGGGATTTCAGATATCGAGCCATGTGATATCAGATACGCCAAAGAATTTGGATACGCGGTTAAGCTGTTGGCTATAGCCAAAAGGGCCGGCCCGGCTTTAGAATTACGCGTTCATCCGACGCTGATACCAAAATCACATATGCTGGCGACTGTTAACGGTGTTTATAACGCTATATTCGTGAAAGGTGATCTCATCGGAGAAAACCTATTCTACGGCGAGGGCGCCGGCGCGAAACCCACCTCAAGCGCCGTTGTCGGCGATATTGTAAACATTGCCCAGCAGGTTTCGTGCTGCGGTAAGATAGCCACGCCGATAAGTTTTAAAAAAGATGTGGAAGGTATAAAAAAGATATATGATGTCAGGACCAGATATTATGTAAGATTCTCAGCGATAGACAAGCCCGGCGTGCTTGCGAGGATATCCGGCATATTGGGTAAAAATAATATAAGCATAGCGACCGTTACACAGAAGGCCAGGATGGCCTCAAAGGTTGTGCCTATAGTAATGATTACTCACGAGGCGCTTGAGCGCGATATGGCAAGAGCGCTCAAAGAGATAGACGCCCTAAGCGCGATAAAGAAAAAAACTGTCAGAGTGAGAATAGAGGGATAA
- a CDS encoding NAD(P)H-dependent glycerol-3-phosphate dehydrogenase — protein sequence MSKIKNISVIGDGGWGTTLAILLSEKGYEVTLWSAFADYANLLKSKRVNTKFLPGIRIPNQVQITSSLDVAMDGNDLVVLAVPSQYTRGVLTRLSACKMSGKIFVSVAKGIENKTLKCMSDVIYEVLGKIPLAVLSGPTIAHEVALKVPTTIVSSASDIELAKQVQDVFMTDTFRVYASTDVLGAELGGSLKNVVAIAAGISDGLGFGTNAKAALLTRGLVEMVRLGVAMGAKKETFYGLSGLGDLATTCISTHSRNRHFGEAIGKGKTPSDVLKESEMVVEGVATTQSAYDLAKKYNIDMPITSEIYKVIYEDKDPKKAVYDLMTRPPKVEA from the coding sequence ATGAGCAAAATAAAAAATATATCTGTTATAGGTGACGGCGGATGGGGCACGACGCTCGCGATACTATTATCGGAAAAAGGATATGAAGTAACTCTTTGGAGCGCATTCGCCGATTACGCAAATTTACTCAAATCGAAAAGGGTTAATACAAAGTTTTTGCCGGGCATACGCATTCCGAACCAAGTCCAGATAACGTCCTCGCTCGATGTGGCTATGGATGGGAATGATCTTGTGGTGCTGGCAGTACCTTCACAATATACGAGAGGAGTATTAACAAGGCTAAGTGCCTGTAAAATGTCAGGGAAGATATTTGTCAGTGTCGCTAAAGGTATAGAGAATAAAACTTTGAAATGCATGTCCGATGTTATTTATGAAGTGCTGGGGAAAATACCCTTAGCTGTGCTCTCCGGTCCAACGATAGCTCACGAGGTCGCGCTAAAAGTTCCTACGACAATAGTCTCATCCGCGAGTGATATCGAGTTAGCCAAGCAAGTCCAGGATGTATTTATGACAGATACTTTCAGGGTATACGCTTCCACAGATGTGCTTGGTGCGGAGCTTGGCGGATCGCTGAAGAATGTCGTGGCTATTGCCGCGGGTATCTCGGACGGGCTCGGTTTTGGAACGAACGCGAAGGCAGCGCTTCTTACCAGGGGCCTGGTGGAGATGGTGCGCCTCGGCGTTGCGATGGGCGCCAAGAAAGAGACATTCTACGGTTTGAGCGGATTGGGAGACCTTGCCACTACATGTATAAGCACGCATTCCAGGAACAGGCATTTTGGGGAAGCGATAGGCAAGGGGAAGACGCCAAGCGATGTATTAAAAGAGAGCGAGATGGTGGTAGAAGGAGTTGCCACAACACAGTCCGCGTATGACCTCGCAAAAAAATATAATATAGATATGCCGATAACCTCCGAAATATACAAGGTCATTTACGAAGACAAAGACCCAAAGAAGGCCGTGTATGATCTTATGACACGTCCTCCAAAAGTAGAAGCATAG